Proteins from one Astatotilapia calliptera chromosome 8, fAstCal1.2, whole genome shotgun sequence genomic window:
- the LOC113028193 gene encoding regulator of G-protein signaling 9-like isoform X2, translating into MTIRNVLRDHGQRYRPRMACLKKAEKVVLEMQDPTTGVKLQPQRLVITTIPHAITGEDIVVWLADRFQIDAQEARSFGSMLVALGYIYPIQDHKRLVVKPDASLYRFQTPYFWPTQQWPVEDTDYAIYLAKRNIRKKGILELHEQEQYNHLHKWMNHKWDFIVMQAKEQYRAAKERKKPDRVVFDCQERAYWVVHRPPPGTVSAMDYGLERLIDPNAHEAKTPDDYERIMIFTQQSIMRPRVKSSVSIGALVKYCATYKGHDPFLSKCLPSNPWLTDDVTYWALNMPNVEIPTKMRVERWTFSFGELLSDPRGRDDFRLFLKKEFSGENLAFWEGCEDLKWGTAATMKEKAEQIYKTFLARGAPRWINIDGKTMEITVKGLKHPHRYVLDAAQTHIYMLMKKDSYGRYLKSPVFKETTKKAVCPEEHKFSDSQLEQNARNRRPSLSPIIIRQQEQEQKAKMAASAPVDITQVMSKLSQQGKEAPPRRTSVKND; encoded by the exons ATGACCATCCGAAACGTTCTCCGGGATCATGGACAGAGGTACCGACCACGGATGGCTTGTCTCAAAAAG GCGGAGAAGGTGGTCCTCGAGATGCAGGACCCCACAACGGGAGTGAAGCTACAGCCTCAGAGACTGGTTATCACCACAATACCACATGCTATTACTG GTGAAGACATAGTTGTGTGGTTAGCAGACAGATTCCAAATCGATGCACAAG AGGCGAGGAGTTTTGGCTCCATGTTGGTGGCGTTAGGATACATCTACCCTATACAAGACCACAAGCGTTTAGTGGTCAAACCAGATGCATCCCTGTATCGCTTCCAG ACACCATATTTCTGGCCCACACAGCAGTGGCCTGTTGAGGATACAGATTATG CAATCTACCTGGCAAAGAGAAACATACGTAAGAAAGGAATCTTGGAGCTGCACGAGCAG GAGCAGTACAACCATCTTCACAAGTGGATGAATCATAAATGGGATTTTATAGTGATGCAAGCTAAAGAGCAGTATAG AGCTgcgaaggagagaaagaaaccgGACCGTGTGGTGTTTGACTGTCAGGAAAGAGCCTACTGGGTGGTTCATAGACCTCCG CCAGGGACTGTGAGTGCCATGGACTATGGACTGGAAAGACTAATAGATCCAAATGCACACGAG GCAAAAACACCCGATGACTACGAGAGGATC ATGATTTTCACCCAGCAGTCCATCATGCGTCCCAGAGTGAAATCATCAGTGTCCATTGGCGC GTTGGTGAAATACTGCGCCACTTATAAAGGCCACGACCCTTTTCTGTCCAAGTGTCTTCCCAGCAACCCCTGGCTCACTGATGACGTCACATACTGGGCTTTGAATATGCCCAA TGTGGAAATACCCACTAAAATGCGTGTGGAGAGGTGGACGTTCAGCTTTGGAGAGCTCCTTTCAGACCCTCGAGGACGAGATGACTTCAGACTGTTCCTAAAGAAAGAGTTCAGCG GTGAGAACTTGGCATTCTGGGAAGGTTGTGAGGATCTGAAGTGGGGCACTGCTGCGACAATGAAAGAGAAAGCAGAGCAGATCTACAA GACTTTCCTGGCACGCGGTGCTCCACGATGGATCAACATCGATGGAAAGACGATGGAAATCACAGTGAAAGGTCTGAAACACCCACACAGATACGTCCTGGATGCAGCCCAGACTCACATCTACATGCTCATGAAGAAG gaCTCATATGGCCGATACCTAAAATCTCCAGTGTTTAAGGAAACAACGAAGAAGGCCGTATGTCCCGAGGAACACAAGTTCAG TGACTCCCAGTTGGAGCAAAATGCAAGAAACAGACGGCCCAGTCTCAGTCCCATCATCATCCGGCAACAGGAGCAGGAGCAAAAGGCCAAGATGGCCGCCAGTGCCCCTGTTGACATCACACAGGTCATGAGCAAACTCAGCCAACAGGGCAAAGAGGCGCCTCCTCGCCGCACCTCAGTTAAAAATGACTAA
- the LOC113028195 gene encoding regulator of G-protein signaling 9-like, translated as MSLVRSVNRIVMYSGNHLLKKFQTQTCIYLSGCPLTCVSCPLTSQLCRFTTPVPHLAVYSGMTDPPSANASPSLPFLAHTPACPSPISVALDSTSASERRAEASEGESEGNPEARASAGGNVSKSRMALSLRRLLKRGCTPSSMFASLSPKCNPAAGTSSRIQPISPDEPSQAPPRRIGNFFQIKVDIPPECRIYPIESEDEDEENRAVSRERVGTKEIICPWESLTPQNGTG; from the exons ATGTCTCTTGTTAGGTCTGTAAACAGAATAGTGATGTATTCAGGGAACCATCTGCTAAAAAAATTCCAAACACAGACATGTATTTATCTGTCTGGATGCCCTCTGACTTGTGTCTCTTGCCCTTTGACCTCACAGCTGTGCCGCTTTACCACTCCTGTGCCCCACCTCGCTGTCTATTCTGGCATGACTGACCCCCCCTCTGCCAACGCCTCGCCCTCTCTTCCCTTTTTGGCCCACACCCCAGCCTGTCCGTCCCCCATCAGCGTGGCCTTAGACAGCACCTCTGCCTCTGAGCGGCGAGCGGAAGCCAGTGAGGGGGAAAGTGAAGGGAACCCTGAGGCCCGAGCATCTGCAGGAGGGAACGTGTCCAAGTCTCGCATGGCTCTATCCCTGCGTCGTCTACTCAAGCGTGGCTGCACTCCCTCCTCTATGTTTGCCAGCTTGTCACCTAAATGTAATCCAGCTGCCGGGACAAGCAGCCGCATACAGCCAATCAGCCCAGATGAACCTAGTCAGGCTCCGCCCAGACGGATTGGCAA CTTTTTTCAGATCAAAGTGGATATTCCTCCGGAGTGCCGCATCTACCCCATTGAGtctgaggatgaggatgaggagaACAGAGCTGTCTCTCGGGAAAGAGTGGGAACCAAAGAGATCATCTGCCCTTGGGAGAGCCTCACTCCACAGAATGGGACAGGCTAA
- the LOC113028193 gene encoding regulator of G-protein signaling 9-like isoform X1, with protein MCVCERERERERERCKASHNMTIRNVLRDHGQRYRPRMACLKKAEKVVLEMQDPTTGVKLQPQRLVITTIPHAITGEDIVVWLADRFQIDAQEARSFGSMLVALGYIYPIQDHKRLVVKPDASLYRFQTPYFWPTQQWPVEDTDYAIYLAKRNIRKKGILELHEQEQYNHLHKWMNHKWDFIVMQAKEQYRAAKERKKPDRVVFDCQERAYWVVHRPPPGTVSAMDYGLERLIDPNAHEAKTPDDYERIMIFTQQSIMRPRVKSSVSIGALVKYCATYKGHDPFLSKCLPSNPWLTDDVTYWALNMPNVEIPTKMRVERWTFSFGELLSDPRGRDDFRLFLKKEFSGENLAFWEGCEDLKWGTAATMKEKAEQIYKTFLARGAPRWINIDGKTMEITVKGLKHPHRYVLDAAQTHIYMLMKKDSYGRYLKSPVFKETTKKAVCPEEHKFSDSQLEQNARNRRPSLSPIIIRQQEQEQKAKMAASAPVDITQVMSKLSQQGKEAPPRRTSVKND; from the exons atgtgtgtgtgtgagagagagagagagagagagagagagcggtgCAAAGCATCACACAACATGACCATCCGAAACGTTCTCCGGGATCATGGACAGAGGTACCGACCACGGATGGCTTGTCTCAAAAAG GCGGAGAAGGTGGTCCTCGAGATGCAGGACCCCACAACGGGAGTGAAGCTACAGCCTCAGAGACTGGTTATCACCACAATACCACATGCTATTACTG GTGAAGACATAGTTGTGTGGTTAGCAGACAGATTCCAAATCGATGCACAAG AGGCGAGGAGTTTTGGCTCCATGTTGGTGGCGTTAGGATACATCTACCCTATACAAGACCACAAGCGTTTAGTGGTCAAACCAGATGCATCCCTGTATCGCTTCCAG ACACCATATTTCTGGCCCACACAGCAGTGGCCTGTTGAGGATACAGATTATG CAATCTACCTGGCAAAGAGAAACATACGTAAGAAAGGAATCTTGGAGCTGCACGAGCAG GAGCAGTACAACCATCTTCACAAGTGGATGAATCATAAATGGGATTTTATAGTGATGCAAGCTAAAGAGCAGTATAG AGCTgcgaaggagagaaagaaaccgGACCGTGTGGTGTTTGACTGTCAGGAAAGAGCCTACTGGGTGGTTCATAGACCTCCG CCAGGGACTGTGAGTGCCATGGACTATGGACTGGAAAGACTAATAGATCCAAATGCACACGAG GCAAAAACACCCGATGACTACGAGAGGATC ATGATTTTCACCCAGCAGTCCATCATGCGTCCCAGAGTGAAATCATCAGTGTCCATTGGCGC GTTGGTGAAATACTGCGCCACTTATAAAGGCCACGACCCTTTTCTGTCCAAGTGTCTTCCCAGCAACCCCTGGCTCACTGATGACGTCACATACTGGGCTTTGAATATGCCCAA TGTGGAAATACCCACTAAAATGCGTGTGGAGAGGTGGACGTTCAGCTTTGGAGAGCTCCTTTCAGACCCTCGAGGACGAGATGACTTCAGACTGTTCCTAAAGAAAGAGTTCAGCG GTGAGAACTTGGCATTCTGGGAAGGTTGTGAGGATCTGAAGTGGGGCACTGCTGCGACAATGAAAGAGAAAGCAGAGCAGATCTACAA GACTTTCCTGGCACGCGGTGCTCCACGATGGATCAACATCGATGGAAAGACGATGGAAATCACAGTGAAAGGTCTGAAACACCCACACAGATACGTCCTGGATGCAGCCCAGACTCACATCTACATGCTCATGAAGAAG gaCTCATATGGCCGATACCTAAAATCTCCAGTGTTTAAGGAAACAACGAAGAAGGCCGTATGTCCCGAGGAACACAAGTTCAG TGACTCCCAGTTGGAGCAAAATGCAAGAAACAGACGGCCCAGTCTCAGTCCCATCATCATCCGGCAACAGGAGCAGGAGCAAAAGGCCAAGATGGCCGCCAGTGCCCCTGTTGACATCACACAGGTCATGAGCAAACTCAGCCAACAGGGCAAAGAGGCGCCTCCTCGCCGCACCTCAGTTAAAAATGACTAA